From a region of the Poecile atricapillus isolate bPoeAtr1 chromosome 4, bPoeAtr1.hap1, whole genome shotgun sequence genome:
- the TMEM33 gene encoding transmembrane protein 33, whose product MADSTQNGPMPGGAGGGAVQFLMANKLDTAMWISRLFTVYCSALFVLPLLGLHEAASFYQRALLANALTSALRLHQRLPHFQLSRVFLAQALLEDSCHYLLYSLIFVNSYPVTMSIFPVLLFSLLHAATYTKKVLDARSSNSLPFLRNLLEKLNANQQNILKFIACNEIFLMPATVFMLFSGQGSLLQPFIYYRFLTLRYSSRRNPYCRILFTELRIVVEHLITKPSCPVFVRRLCLSGISFISRLAPTVA is encoded by the exons ATGGCGGACTCCACGCAGAACGGGCCCATGCCaggcggggccggcggcggagCCGTG CAATTTCTGATGGCTAACAAGTTGGATACAGCAATGTGGATTTCCCGCTTGTTCACAGTTTACTGCTCAGCTTTATTTGTCCTGCCTCTACTAGG GTTGCATGAAGCAGCAAGCTTTTATCAGCGTGCCTTGCTGGCAAATGCTCTTACCAGTGCCCTCCGACTACACCAAAGGCTACCGCACTTCCAGCTTAGCAGGGTGTTTCTGGCCCAGGCCTTGCTGGAGGACAGCTGCCATTACCTGTTGTACTCCCTTATCTTTGTGAATTCCTACCCTGTTACAA TGAGTATTTTTCCAGTTCTGCTGTTCTCTTTGCTTCATGCTGCCACATACACAAAGAAGGTTCTTGAT gCACGAAGTTCAAATAGTTTGCCCTTTTTGAGAAATCTCTTAGAGAAACTGAATGCTAATCAACAGAATATTCTAAAATTCATTGCTTGCAATGAAATTTTCCTGATGCCAGCTACAGTTTTTATGCTCTTCAG TGGACAAGGGAGTCTGCTCCAACCATTCATTTACTATAGGTTTCTTACATTACGCTACTCTTCTCGGCGAAATCCGTACTGTCG gATTCTCTTCACCGAGCTCAGGATCGTTGTTGAACACTTAATAACGAAGCCTTCGTGCCCTGTTTTTGTAAGAAGACTATGCCTCAGTGGCATTTCCTTTATAAGCAGATTGGCACCAACTGTTGCATAG